A single region of the Blastopirellula marina genome encodes:
- a CDS encoding Gfo/Idh/MocA family oxidoreductase has protein sequence MTANHRVSRRTFLKTSSVAAGLAAAPMFIPATAFGANDRVLTGHIGVGGMGRGNLGKFLDNAVAVCDVDSKHAENAAKIVLDKKGREVEIFGDYRKLLDRKDIDAVVVSTPDHWHAITTIHACQAGKDVYCEKPLSLTIAEGRKMVEAARANKRIVQTGSMQRSSDNFRRACELVRNGYIGKVHTVHVGLANANDPGKLPADSEAPANLNYDFWLGPAKVRPYNEKRVHYNFRFWWDYSGGQMTNWGAHHIDIAHWGLGKDDSGPLSVHAEQVAYHPEMAHEVPEACRITYDYGDGVKMIVGQGQKDIKMGTRFIGDKGEIYVNRGVFQPSSEEIGAIKLKDSDIHLIDSNNHHQNFLKCMETRELPICDVEVGHRTATACHLGNISCRLQRKIEWDPVAEKINGDDEAAEMTHRAHRAPYVLG, from the coding sequence ATGACCGCAAATCATCGCGTTTCGCGACGTACTTTCTTGAAGACATCGAGCGTGGCTGCCGGTTTGGCCGCGGCTCCGATGTTCATTCCTGCGACTGCTTTTGGTGCCAACGATCGTGTTCTGACCGGTCACATTGGTGTCGGCGGCATGGGCCGCGGCAACCTGGGAAAGTTCCTCGATAACGCCGTCGCCGTGTGCGATGTCGACTCGAAACATGCCGAGAACGCCGCGAAGATCGTGCTAGACAAGAAGGGTCGCGAAGTCGAGATCTTCGGAGATTACCGCAAACTGCTCGATCGTAAAGATATCGACGCCGTCGTGGTGAGCACGCCTGATCATTGGCACGCGATCACCACCATTCATGCCTGCCAGGCCGGTAAGGACGTCTACTGCGAAAAGCCGCTGTCGCTCACCATCGCCGAAGGTCGCAAGATGGTTGAAGCGGCTCGCGCGAACAAGCGCATCGTGCAGACGGGTTCGATGCAGCGATCGTCCGACAATTTCCGCCGTGCGTGCGAACTGGTTCGTAACGGCTATATCGGCAAGGTTCATACCGTGCATGTCGGTCTGGCCAATGCCAACGACCCTGGCAAGCTGCCTGCCGATAGTGAAGCCCCGGCGAACCTGAACTACGACTTCTGGCTTGGCCCAGCCAAGGTGCGTCCTTACAACGAGAAGCGTGTGCATTACAACTTCCGTTTCTGGTGGGACTACTCCGGCGGTCAGATGACCAACTGGGGTGCCCATCATATCGACATCGCCCACTGGGGGCTCGGCAAAGACGATAGCGGCCCGCTCTCGGTGCATGCCGAACAGGTTGCCTACCATCCCGAAATGGCTCACGAAGTGCCCGAAGCCTGCCGTATCACTTATGACTATGGGGACGGCGTGAAGATGATCGTCGGCCAGGGTCAGAAGGATATTAAAATGGGTACCCGCTTCATCGGCGACAAAGGCGAGATCTACGTCAACCGTGGCGTGTTCCAGCCATCGTCTGAAGAGATCGGTGCGATCAAGCTGAAGGATTCGGACATTCATCTGATCGACAGCAACAATCATCACCAGAACTTCCTGAAGTGCATGGAAACCCGCGAGCTACCGATCTGCGACGTCGAAGTCGGCCACCGCACGGCGACCGCTTGCCACCTGGGCAACATCTCTTGCCGGTTGCAGCGGAAGATCGAGTGGGACCCGGTTGCCGAGAAGATCAACGGCGACGACGAAGCGGCCGAAATGACCCACCGAGCTCACCGTGCCCCATACGTGCTCGGTTAA